Genomic segment of Blastopirellula marina:
AGGTTCGCAGAAGAAACCGACTCAGTAGCGGCACTAACGTAACCGCCACAATCAAGGCCGCAATCAGCGAAAAGGTTTTCGTCCAAGCCAATGGAGCGAACAGTTTATAGTCCCGTCCTGTGAGCATGAAGACAGGCAGAAAGCTCACGACCGTAGTCATCACGGCCGTCACGACCGCTGGAGCAACTTCGCTAGCTGCCTCCCGAATGATTTCCAGGCGTCGCGGATTTCCACCTGGTCGGCCATCGCGTTCCCAATCGGCCAGTTGGTCATAAATCGTTTCCGAAACGATAATTCCCATATCGACCATTGTGCCAATCGCAATGGCGATCCCCGCCAGCGACATGATGTTGGCATCGATGCCGAAAACATACATCGCGACAAACGCCATTAACACGGCGATCGGTAAAGTCAGTGCCACGACCAAACTGGCCCGCACGTGCAACAGAAACAAGAGGATTACCAGGGCGGTGATCATGATCTCTTGTGTGAGCGCAGACGTCAACGTAGCGATCGTTTCATTGATTAAGCCAGTACGGTCGTAAACGATGTTTACTTTGACACCGTGCAGGCTTGGTTCAATTTGCTCGATCTTTTCTTTCACACGATCGATCACAGCACGTGGGTTCTCGCCGTAACGCATCACAACCACGCCGCCAACAGCTTCCGTGCCATTCAAGTCAATCGCCCCGCGGCGGAACTCTGGGCCAAGTTGGACGTGACCGAGATCACGAATGCGGAGTGGTATGCCATCACGTGATCGAACAACGGTTTGTTCAATGTCTTCAATTGCGGATGCGCTATCCTGATTTTCTCCAATGAAGCCGCGGCCACGAATGATGAATTCCATGCCGCCGGACTCGATGGTTTTTGCCCCGACGTCTATGTTCGACTTACGAACGGCCTCGACGAGTTGATCTAGTGGGACATTATGAAAACGTAGGCGATCGGGATCGATTTCGATCTGGTATTGCCGCACATAGCCACCAACGCTGGCCACCTCGCTAACGCCGAGCACGGACTGCAGTTCGTATTTCACCACGAAGTCTTGCAAGGAACGAACCTCCGACAGGTTCATTCCTTCAGGCGGGTCAAGCGTGTAATAAAGAACTTGCCCCAAGCCGGTTGCGTCGGGCCCTAGAGTTGGAACGACGCCTTCTGGAAGAATTGAGGCGGCCGTCCCGAGTTGTTCGGCAACGCGCGAACGGGCCCAGTAAAAATCGGTACTATCATGAAAGGTCACTTGCACGAAGCTGTAGCCGAACAAGCTTTTTCCTCGGACCGACTCCGCATCAGGAACTGCCAACATGGCAACCGACAAAGGATACGTAATTTGATCTTCGATATCCTTAGGCGATCGGCCAGGCCAGGCCGTGAAAATGATGACTTGGTTTTCGCCGATATTGGGAATAGCATCGATCGGAACATGTTGCGTGGCATACCAGCCAGAAATGATCATGACAGCCGTTACGACAAACATGACCAGTGGTTCGCGTATGCAGAAGGAAATAATTCCGCGCATCATATTAGCGAACTCCTTCTGGGTTACTTGCAGCATCACTGCTTGGCAACGGCGCCGTGTTTGCCGTTATTTCGGATGGAATTTCCTGAACGTGCTCCCCACAGCGAAGCATCTCGCTGCCGTAGTAGGGATTCAATAGTTGGTCGTTTGGTTGAACCCAGTCCCCTCCCCCACCCTTGACCATCGGGCAGAAGAACTGGTGAAAGGAATTAGTTGCGCGGCTACCGCGAACTTCTGTCGCCAGTTGAAGTACGGCGTGGCTGATTGGTTTAAAGTTCTTGCGGGCCTCGGCTAAAGACAGATGATGCAAGTGTTCGGAGTTCTTAGCGATCGTTGCTAACAACTCGTGAACCGTTTCGTTAAACTGCGAATCAGAGGATAACTTCTGGGATAGCTGGAATAACTGACTTGCCGCTTCGCCTGTCGGCTTTTTGTCGGAAGCCAACTGGTTTTGAATGGCGAAATAAGCTTGATAAAGCGACTCTAGTTCCTCGCCGCCAAGCCCTTCGATACGAGCGATGTCAATCGAGTCGAATTTCATGGGCGTGTTGCGAACCTTGGGTTGCACATAGCGAGTTGGATCAATAAGGCTAGGCTTACCAGCGAGTTGCATTTGCGAGTCGATGAGAAAGTTGCCAGAGGTTGCCACCATTTCGCCAGGCTTGACTCCATCCAGAACAACCGCTTTGTCCTTTAGGATTGGACCTAGCTTGAGGTTGCGAATTTCGAAGCGGCCAGGATCTGTCTCGACGTAGGCAACGCTGTTCTTGCCGGCAGTTAAGAGAGCGGAGCGTGGAATGACCGTCGAAGCTTGACGTCCGATCGGTTCGTTGGAGAATCCGTATCGCGAGGTAGGAACTAGATCCATACCACAAATGGGACATGGTCCAGGTGCATCACGAATGATTTGCGGATGCATGGGACTGATCCACTTGCCTGCAAGTTCTTCGTCATAGACTTGCCCCTGAGGCGTAATCGGGATTTCAATTCTTGCCTCGGCATAGTCACCTGGCCGCAGCCGACCGTCGTCGTTCTTCAGTTCGACGCGTACACCCACGGTGCGATTCTTCTTATCAACCTCGGGATCGATAAACGCGACACGTCCGGTAAGTGTCTCGCCAGGACGTGCGGTCAATTCGGCTTGCACTTCCTGTCCGAAGCGGATTCGTGATGCATCTTCGGGGTAAAGTTCGAGCATTAGCCAGATCGTGGAGAGGTTCGCAATACGGTATATTGGCTCGCCAGCCGAGATGTATTTTCCTTCCTCCGCCAATTTCTGAATGACCGTTCCGCCGATCGGGGCATAAATCGTCATCCGCGATTCTGCCTTACCACTGGTTTCGAGTTCGTCCAGTTGAGGTTCGGTCATGCCCAACTCGACCAGTTTCTGACGTGCGTTTTGCAGCAGCTTTTGTTGGGCCTCGCGGACGGCCGCCAGCGAAGTGTTGGACATTCGCTCGACCGTCGCACGGGCTTCAAGGTATTCGGCCTGCGCCGCAAATAACTGTGGGCTGTATACAACCGCCAAGTGATCGCCCCGCTCCACGACCACGCCTGTGTAGTCGGCAAACAACCGTTCGACGCGTCCGTTGATGTACGAAGCAATCGTTGCTTGGCGACTTTCGTCGATCTCAATCACACCGATCGATTCGATGGTGGTAGAAACGGGCTCCGACAAGACTGGCGCAGTCTGGATCTGTGCTAGCCGTCGCTGTGCCGGTTCGATCTGAACCGCGAATTCATCGAGATCGGCTGATCCGGACGAAGCCGGCACTAAGGCCATACCACAGATCGGGCATCGCCCCGGTCCTGGTTGACGGATTTGTGGATGCATTGGGCACGTAAAGATTTGCTGTGCGTCCCCGCTGGAAGCCGCCTGGGTCGAATCTGCCGTTCCAATCCAACCGACTCTTTGGGCGATTCCCAGCAGCACGATCAGCAGGACACCAGTCGCAAAGAACAAGCCGAACGGAATGAGTCGTCCGACCCACCAACTAAGCGTTTGGCCTTCGGGAGAAGGAGCAGAAGGATTGGGGGATTGCATCACCATTTAGTTATTCCTGGTACAGGAAGTTCAGGAAAAGGAGCGGCTGAGCCGAGACGCCTACCTGACGTTTGGACCGCGCCGGAAATTGCTTCGGCCAGCCGCTCGCATGTCAAACCATAAGGCAATTACGAGTGATCGTGATCGCTATGGTCGTGTGAATCCGCGTGGCCGCCGTCAGCAGCGGCAAGCTTTTCGGCCTTCTCTTCATCCGACAATGCTTCCCATTTCGGTTCGCAATCAGGGCAGCAGAAGCCGATCGTTTTTCCATTCCATTCCGCGCGACCGCCATCCTCCGTGACGTCGCCACCCATGATGGGGCAGTGAGAATTCACGGCAGCAGTCGATTCCGTAGTCGGTTGGCTCGAGGTTTGAGCACAACCAACAACAAGACTCATAAGGACAATTGAAGCAAGCAAATAGCGCATCGTTAACCTAACGTAAACAACAGGAAAGTGTGCATCATGAATCGATCAATTGGCGTAGAGATTTCGCTGAGCGATTCGTTGAAGAAAGGGATACGGAGGGATGCACCCTGTTTAGGTCAACCAGACGCAGAGAACGATGCGCCGAAAGCTAGTGTCTGGCAAAGGAAGATTCGTCGAAGCGGGCCTCGACGGTGAAGCTTGGCAAACCACCATGAAAGAAGGTGTGCATGCGTCAAAGAATGGCAATGCCGTAGTCGCGGCATCGGTGCTTTCCAAATTGAAAAGAGAAACTTCCGACGGCGGCACACTCAGCTGGCAATGACAGGACGAATCCGCGGAAACTGAGTCCGTTCCGTCACAAGATTTGCGTGCCACGTCTTGGTGGCAGTGGGGACAGCCTAAATTTGCGGCTTGCGTTGGATCCCCGCAACAGCATTGGCAGGCCGACATCGAGGTATCGGCCTGTGAGCAAGAGCAGGAAAATGCTTCGGCAAGGCATACCGTCTGTAGCAACAACATGATCGTTGCTGTGAGTACAGTTGATTTGCCAAGTAAGCGAAACACGTAAATATCTCTGCAATGCTTCAGTAACCTCTACGCAGCAAGCAAGTTGCTTCTAAAACGTAGAGCATCCTAGAAGTCTAG
This window contains:
- a CDS encoding efflux RND transporter periplasmic adaptor subunit, with amino-acid sequence MVMQSPNPSAPSPEGQTLSWWVGRLIPFGLFFATGVLLIVLLGIAQRVGWIGTADSTQAASSGDAQQIFTCPMHPQIRQPGPGRCPICGMALVPASSGSADLDEFAVQIEPAQRRLAQIQTAPVLSEPVSTTIESIGVIEIDESRQATIASYINGRVERLFADYTGVVVERGDHLAVVYSPQLFAAQAEYLEARATVERMSNTSLAAVREAQQKLLQNARQKLVELGMTEPQLDELETSGKAESRMTIYAPIGGTVIQKLAEEGKYISAGEPIYRIANLSTIWLMLELYPEDASRIRFGQEVQAELTARPGETLTGRVAFIDPEVDKKNRTVGVRVELKNDDGRLRPGDYAEARIEIPITPQGQVYDEELAGKWISPMHPQIIRDAPGPCPICGMDLVPTSRYGFSNEPIGRQASTVIPRSALLTAGKNSVAYVETDPGRFEIRNLKLGPILKDKAVVLDGVKPGEMVATSGNFLIDSQMQLAGKPSLIDPTRYVQPKVRNTPMKFDSIDIARIEGLGGEELESLYQAYFAIQNQLASDKKPTGEAASQLFQLSQKLSSDSQFNETVHELLATIAKNSEHLHHLSLAEARKNFKPISHAVLQLATEVRGSRATNSFHQFFCPMVKGGGGDWVQPNDQLLNPYYGSEMLRCGEHVQEIPSEITANTAPLPSSDAASNPEGVR